The following proteins are encoded in a genomic region of Opitutaceae bacterium:
- a CDS encoding ThiF family adenylyltransferase: MSSDRYERSIRLFGKEGQDKLRATRAVVVGVSGLGSPLVQHLALLGIAHITLVEPEELDDTNRNRFVGARADDPVPGSPKTMLAARLIRETNPDVGVLPLQQGLVSVEAFAAIRQTDWVFGCLDHDGPRFVLNELCSAYEKVYLDMASDVVVGGAYGGRVCVADGRNGCLVCRDLLDFDDVRHWLESPEDQAVREAIYGVNREVLDGRGPSVAPLNGVIASLGAMEFMVGVTGMRRSRGCLNYRAHMATVSDATALERKAYCPYCADRGNAAAFDPERYLRMSHLLT, translated from the coding sequence ATGAGCTCCGACCGATACGAACGCAGCATCCGCCTTTTCGGCAAGGAGGGGCAGGACAAGCTTCGCGCCACCCGCGCGGTGGTGGTTGGCGTCAGTGGGCTTGGCAGCCCTCTAGTGCAGCATCTCGCCCTTTTGGGTATCGCGCATATCACGCTGGTCGAACCCGAGGAGTTGGACGATACCAACCGGAACCGTTTCGTCGGCGCCCGTGCCGACGATCCTGTCCCCGGAAGTCCGAAGACCATGCTGGCCGCACGTCTCATTCGGGAGACCAATCCTGACGTCGGTGTGCTCCCGCTCCAACAGGGGCTGGTCAGCGTCGAAGCGTTTGCGGCAATTCGACAAACTGATTGGGTATTCGGGTGCCTGGATCATGATGGCCCGCGTTTCGTGCTCAACGAGCTGTGCTCGGCATACGAGAAGGTGTACCTCGACATGGCCTCAGATGTCGTTGTCGGCGGTGCCTACGGCGGCCGCGTGTGCGTGGCAGACGGACGCAATGGCTGCCTTGTATGCCGGGATCTGCTGGATTTCGATGACGTTCGGCACTGGCTGGAATCTCCCGAAGATCAAGCCGTTCGCGAGGCAATCTATGGCGTAAATCGAGAGGTGCTGGACGGCCGTGGGCCGTCAGTAGCCCCGCTCAATGGCGTCATAGCCTCGCTCGGCGCGATGGAATTCATGGTTGGCGTGACCGGCATGCGCCGTTCGCGAGGCTGCCTTAACTATCGTGCCCATATGGCCACGGTCAGCGACGCGACCGCCCTCGAGCGCAAAGCGTATTGCCCGTACTGCGCCGACCGCGGGAACGCTGCCGCCTTCGATCCCGAGCGGTATCTCCGCATGTCGCATCTTTTAACCTGA
- a CDS encoding tyrosine-type recombinase/integrase, whose amino-acid sequence MPSRPLSVTEEKKLVQRLRKGSARNRALILAQLFLGFRISEILALNVEHVCLQGKIRDRITLPPRFLKGHYGRTRSVPVVPELRRALSGYLEERSRSTGLKPCDPLFPSRNHGLGDLPKRLMRSAAEKLIKASLCGILKLDPHGLSSHSLRKTYATRVYTLTGHDLVSTRDALGHSSVAVTQVYLNANQSKIDEAVMRRDWTRVRRPAQSAEILGIARPTVQNRSTTSPLTLIETAADDNAGWLPGLVLTVA is encoded by the coding sequence ATGCCCTCACGCCCCCTTTCGGTTACCGAGGAAAAGAAACTGGTGCAGCGTCTGCGCAAAGGTTCAGCGCGCAATCGAGCACTCATTTTGGCCCAGCTGTTTCTCGGGTTTCGGATTTCGGAAATCCTGGCACTCAATGTCGAACATGTGTGCCTCCAGGGAAAAATCCGCGACCGGATAACGCTCCCTCCGCGGTTCCTCAAGGGCCACTACGGGCGCACGCGGTCGGTCCCTGTCGTGCCAGAGCTCAGGCGAGCGCTATCCGGTTATCTCGAAGAAAGGTCCCGCTCGACCGGCCTCAAGCCATGCGATCCCCTTTTCCCGAGCCGCAATCATGGATTGGGCGACCTTCCCAAGCGACTCATGCGCTCAGCTGCCGAGAAGCTCATCAAGGCCTCTCTCTGCGGAATCTTGAAACTCGACCCCCATGGACTTTCAAGCCACAGCCTTCGCAAGACTTACGCGACGCGTGTCTACACTCTAACTGGGCACGACCTGGTAAGCACGCGTGATGCCCTCGGCCATTCCTCGGTGGCCGTGACCCAGGTGTATCTCAACGCGAACCAGTCAAAGATAGATGAAGCTGTGATGCGGCGGGACTGGACGCGTGTCAGACGACCCGCGCAATCTGCCGAAATCCTCGGGATCGCGAGGCCAACAGTCCAAAACCGTTCCACGACCTCACCTTTGACACTCATCGAAACGGCGGCGGATGACAATGCAGGTTGGCTACCCGGGCTTGTACTCACCGTCGCTTAG